The genomic region aaggaatagccaacatggatttttcaagaacaagtcatgccaaaccaacctaatttccttctttgactgggttactggcctagtggatgggggaagcttGTAGACGTgagatatcttgattttagtaaggcatttgacacAGTTGCACATGACAGTctcttaagcaaactagggaaatgtggtctagatgaaattactataaaatggatACAAAACTGGTTGCAAGAtcgtactcaaagagtagttatcagtggtctACTGTCAAACTGGGTTGGGGGGGGACATATTTAGTGGGGTCCCGCGGGGTTCtggtgctattcaatattttcatgaacaACTTGGCTAATACAGTGGAGAGcgtgcttataaaatgtgcaaacgacaccaagctgggaggggttgctagctcgttggagggcaggattagaaatCACAATGACCatggcaaattggagaattggtctgaaatcaacaagatgaaattcaataaagacaagtgcaaagtactacacaaaggaaggaaaaatcaaatgtacaactacaaagtAACAGCCAGGGAACAGCCAGCAAGGTGGTCGTCCTGCTGAAGAGGAGCCGGGGGTTCCAGTCGCTCACAGATTGAATGAGTCAACACTGtgctgcagttgtgaaaaagggcAAAGCTAATGccgttctggggtgtattagcaggcaTGTCAcaggtaagacacaggaggtcaTTGTCCTGCCCTACTTGCCATTggggaggtctcagctggagtcctgtgcccagttttggggaCTGCACTTtgggagagatgtggacaaaccggagagtgtccagaggagagcaaaaaaaatgaccaaaggttgagaaaacctgacctgtgaggaaaagtTAATAAAACTGGGGAGGTttcgtcttgagaaaagatgacagagggggacctgagaacagttttcaaaccTGTTAAGGGCCAGTGTAAAGAGGACGGTGACCAGgtgttctccatggccactgaaggtaggacaagaagaaatgggcttagtctgcaggcagggagatttaggttagatattgggaaaactttctaactctaagggtagtttaattatggaacaggcttccaagggaggttgtggaatctccgtcagtggaggtttttaagaggaggtgggacaaacacctgtcagggatggtcgaggtttacttggtcctgtctcagcccAGGGgcctggtctagatgacctctcgagctccgctccagccctacgtttctatgatttcTCTAGTTCCCTAAACTCCAGCAGGAATGTTATGAGTGTCTCAGAACTATAGAATGGAAACCACTCAGTAAAATTTCAGATGAAAGGGAACTGGGACAGGAGGAGATgggaagagaaagaaggaagaagTGATCCATCTAACTCAATCGGGAGAAATAAAAGTTGACTCCAGCTGCTTTATCGAGGCAGGTGACACAGACCCAGGGCACACCACGGGGAGCGGAGCCAATGTGCGCAACCAGATGTCAGGCTTGAGCAGAGCTGGAACAAGGAGAGAGTCACTTGCCTCCCAGAAAGCACACAGACTGGGTTACCCTGGGTACAGCACCTGAACTGATGCCCTGGGTCAGCGAGATGTGGGGAATGCTCCATCCAGAGCCTGCCGGCCACGCTGGATGGAGATGGATACACTGTGTTTTGTAGGGGGACCCCGCCGTGCACAAGAGACCCCTTGAGTACAATCTGTCCATGCACTGGGCAGAGCTGAGAGCTAGTTGCTTCCTCCCAGATCACCTGCACTGACTCGTTTTGCTTTAAACTTCCCAAGAGAAACCACCACTCCCCTAGCCTGTCAGGGAGGGCTTGAGGGGCAGCTGTGGCATCCGTTCAGCTGTGTGGGTCCATTGTCCTTGTGCAGCCAAAGCACAGTGGGCGTCGACCCTGGAGCCAGCACTGTTTGCATGACTGGTTGGGGTGTGCTTTGGCATGCAGTGTTCGGAGAATATGGGCTGCAGCATGGACATCCATCAAGCTCACGAGATCGGGGCGGAGGTGTTTTATGCCCAGTATGGAAGTCACTGGAGTCCGTGATGTCCTTGGCCAGCAAGTCCCTTGCCACAGCTCCTCCCCAGAGCACCTCCCCTGGCCCAGGCTCACGCTGGACACTGCAGGCTGCAATAGTCAGCAGATTTGAAGAAGCTATAGACGTTCACCAAGGGGAACATGATAAGGGCCCCCGTCAGAGACCCCAGCTGCTCTACTGCCCCATACCACACGAGGGCGCTGTGGCTCTGGCTCCGCAGGATCACCCCGGTCATCACCTTCACGTAACTGAGGCTCCCCATGAAGAACACCCAGGAGATGACCTGTCAGAACAGAAAGAGAATCCCCGGGTTGGGTCGCAGATTCCTGGCAGCAGCCGTTTGGAcagggttgggggctgggagtggggacaggCTGAGagcgggggagaaggggaaggcaCTGGTGCGGGATCCTGGAGCCGAAACAGAAGGGACGGTAGCAAAGACCTTCCAGAGATCGGGGGTAGGGGGAGACTTCAGCGCCAGCTACTTACAATGATAGCTTGCCCCCAAGCCGCATGTTGCAGGAGGGGGCACGGGCTCATGACAGCCATGGCCATGTTATAGGCCCCAAATCCTGTCCCGGCCACGGAGAGCACCCCCAGCAGGGTCAGAGACCTGTGTGAGACACACAAAGAGTGACTCCCAGCCGGGCATCCGCACAGCTGCCCCGGCTCAGCCCACCCTGCCCTGCAAAGTCTGCTGGAGTTACAGCTCCCAGAACTTGCTGGGCCCAGACATGGACGAGTCCTGCCCACTGCATGGAGACTGAGAACTGCCTCGGTCTGCCTGTCCGACATCTGGGCAGCTCCGAGGGCCTGCAGGCAGGAGAGCAAAGGGTTAAGGGGACAAGCAAACTCCCCTGGTATTTCTGGGGGGTGTGTGTCTTTCCTGAAGCAGTAAATACCTCTGCTGCTTTGCTGACTGGGCTGTGACCTGCGGCTCACACAGGTACCAGGGTCAGCAAGGGcttcccagccagagccagctgcCCTTTGGGTCTGTGATCCCCACCTCTCCCCTGGGCTTAGCAAGAGGAGAGCTCAGAACTAGAGATGGCAGGGcatggctcagggcagggaaagTGTGTCTGTAATATTCCCCGGTTGCCAAGGGAGTGAACCACAGGAACTGAGTTTGTATCGGTTTGCGTTTCACTCCCCTGGAGACCTGAAAAGCCCCAGAGATGCGTCTGGGACAGTGAGTGGAGCTGGGAGAGCCATTTGTCCCCAGGAACGACCCCGATTTCCAAACCTGGCGGCCTAGCATTCGGCTCTGTCCTAAATCCACGCTGACTTGCTGAAGTGCTGAGCAAACGCGGGGGGAAATCAAGGCACTTACGGACACCTAGATACAGACTCAGGAGCCTAACTCTAGACTCCCATAACTGCCTCTCCTGGCCAATGGTCCCTACATATGCAGCCGCTGTGTGGCTGGCGAGGGGTTGTCTCAGCGGCCCTGATTCCCGTCGGCGGCATTTAGTGTCCATGAGGGGGTGCTGAACAGTCTGGATGGGTGAGAAGCCCCTGTGGGTTCGGGTGTCGCCCAACCCGGCTCACTGTGGGAGTTGTAACTCAGGTGCTGTTTGTGCTGCTGAGGGCGTTGTGGGTGCACCTACCTGCTGGGCAGAAACATGGCGATGGTGCAGGCGAGCGGGTTAGCCATGGAGCTCAGGGTTGCAGAGAGGTGGTAGGCCATGTTTCCATAGGGCAAGCAGGAATAGGCTTGCACGGATGGCAGGATCCCGTTGGTTAGGGAGTTCACCCAGGCAACAAGGAGGTAGATGAAGGCAAACTTGGCCAGAGAGTAGGTAACCTTTGGGTCTGTACGATGGGATCCCTTGTCGGAGCCAGCTGCCTTTCCTCCCCTTGGGGAGTCTCCTCCCCCAGATAGCCTGGGCCCATCCCCAGGGGCTTCCTGGAGTGAGTAGAGGGTGATGTTACTAGGACACAAATTTTGTCTCGACAGCTCCCACACCTTGGGCAGCCTGGTGAGGAAGAAGAAGGCTACCAAGCAGGCGACCATCATGGCGgtcaggaggaggaagaagaccAGGGTGGTGAAGTTGGCTGGGAGATACTGGGTCTCCATTTGGAACTGGCTGCCCTCGGAGGTGTTGTTGCCCATGGTTACGTTGGCGACCCGGGTGACGTTGATGCACTTGGTGATGCCGGCGCCCTGGGCCAGGGCAATGAGGGCTGGGAGGAACCCGCTGAGCCCTTCCCCCATGAAGAAGGTGGCGACGTAGCGGGGCTGCAGCCGCGCCATGAAGGGCAGGAAGGTGACTGAGGAGGTGCAGTCCACCAGTGCCAGGCAGAAGGCGAGGCCAAAGAAGGCCATGCTGTGCGGCTCCCCAGCGATGGGGGAGGTAAAACCCCACAGGAAGGCCAGGAGCAGGCAGGCCAGGGCTCCCACGATCACCACGCCATAGATGACGGCCACTTCGCTCAGCAGGCCGGGCTTGAACCTGTGCAGCAGGGTGACCAGCAGCGGCCCCACGTTGGCCAGCTGGATGATGATGGTGATGTAGGAGGGCAGGTACCACTGCTCAGGCAGCTTGGTCACCAGCAGGGGCAGCTCCACCCACAGGCCATTGAGGGCTGCCCAGGAGCCCATCCCGAAGACGCACGCCAGCAGGTGGGTGAGCAGCGCCATCGCTTGGCCAGCGCCGGCCACTCTGGCCTGGCAGGGACCCAGAGAATGGAGCCAGGCTGCCTCTGGGGaggaaagagggggaaggggggctttGCTACTTCCTCAGGGACAGTTGACTCCAGCCCCGGGCCCCTCCCACTCCGTACAGCCCTGCTCTCCTCCACCCCGCTCCTCGGCGGCCACAGGACTGCTCTGAAAGTGCCTCAGGAAGGTGGAAGAAAGGCAAACTGACTAAGCGTTTTATGGGGCAAATTCTATTCAACTGGCTTGAGACCCTCAACAAGCCAAGCACACAGTGCTGACCCTGTGGAACTCCAGGCCACCGGATCCCACTGAGGCTGGAGCTGGGCCCTCCCAACAGGGCTGGGCATTTCTAGTGAGAATGAGGGCCGCCCCAGCTGCAGGAGAGAGGACATGGCATTCTCCAAGGGCTGTGAACTCTCTGGCCTCAGAGCTATGAGGAGGCCAGGAAGAGGCTACCCCTGCAGGCAGTTATCTCCTCACTGCCTCCCGCTGGCTTCACTCAggccactggccactgttggagccAAGGAACTGGGTGAGATGCAGCCCTGGACTGGCAATGCCTGCCTTCCTACTCCCCtggccccccaccagccctgagACAAAGGGGAGAGGTGGGCTCTCTTACCTTGCACCGTGAAGAATGGCAGAGGGCCCTCAAAGGCAGCTGATCAATGATCCTGGGGGTTGTGTCAAAGCTTGGGTCCTGGCAACTTCCTTTTCCATTGGAGGGGGCCCTGCAGGCTGCCACCCCCTATCTACCTGCCGGCAGCCGGACGAGGACAATGcaggccccttccccagctccagcctgagtcGGAGTTTATCACGGAACAAACAGAGGCGCAATGGGCCCCGCTGCATGCGATGCCAGGAGGAGCTAAGTTGCGAGTAAGGCAGGTGAATTCAAATGTCTGGTGTGCTGCCCGCAGCTCCACCCTGAAACCAGAGCCTGCCTATTCCAGAAGAGCTGAGTCAGTCGCCCTTTCCCTGGCCTTGATCTgctcctccccagctcagcctgccctgCCAAGCCGGGCCCAGAACCCTGCCGGGAGCAGAGCCGCTGAGCAGGCCCCCTGGAGATGCGGGGATCCTGGGTTGCTGGTTCAGGCAATGCTGCCAGAACTGCAGactccccaccaccccaccgACGTCAGGGGGACCCGGCGTGGCCAGATGGTGCTTACGGCTCCTGCCCCAGTGCCACTGAGAACAAGAGGCCTcatgctggctgggagctggctggggtTAGTGACTcgagctgggggtcaggactgctcatcctctccctccttctccccctccccctcccccccccccccgcagttgaGACATGTCTGACGTTCTCATATTTTACAGGAGTCTGGAGTGGCTGATTCCCCTAGttctctccctctggggagaTCGCGGTGGTTGCAGGGAGACAAGGACACGTGGTGCGTGTTGGGCCAGCAGGGAGAAGGACCTGCAGAGGCACGGGCGGGAAATGGCTAATCGAAGGCAGAACTGGAGACCTGCGCAGACGTTCTGGGCAGTTCCTTTGTACCTTCCACCTGAGAACCTCACCATTCTTCACACCCAGCGATTAATGAACACTCCCAATGTCCTCTGTAAGGGGTGGGGGCATTTTCCCCATGccaccaatggggaaactgaggcacatagctgTCCTGAgacgtgcccaaggtcatacaggaaggcagtggcagagcagagagtggCTTCCTAGCCCTGTGCCTTAATCACTAGACAACACTCCCtctccctttttttgtttttttgcattggGTCACCCATGCTTCACGCAGCCCCGGTTTAGACTCGCTTGCTCTTGCTGTCTCACACACCAGATAAGGATGAATTCCTTGGTTCAGGTTAGTTTTGTGTCAGCACGTTTGTTACTTTGATTGTGTTGCAACTTCTAAAGAGCGCTTTGGTGAATTCCCCTGCGTTCTCTCCTGTgcatgctggtgcctggagcaaGGCCCTTGGATTGTGCTAATGGGCCAGAACACTAGGGCTAAGTAATAAAACAGACCAGAGAAAAAACGGATGGACCCTTTGATATGTGGCGTGGACATATTGGACAGCACAGAGCCGGGCACTCTGGTAACACACTGGGCAGGTCTCCTTAGGCCAAGGAGCAGCCTGGCTATTATAGGCCTCTGCTTAGGGTCAAATGTGTGGGGTTTGGGaggaggatggggcagggattAGGAGTTAAATTCTCACAATACTGCCCCATCATGGTCCAGTGTCCCCAGCAGGATCTGTGAGCATCCAGTGGGAGAGGCAGAGGATGAGCTGAAGGGCTCTGATACAGACTCCGGTCTGGGTGAAATAGGGACCAGGAGGGGTCTCAGAGCTGCAGCAACAGCCTCTTCTAATCCTGTTTCAACGAACTCATGCCCTGGGGCAGAATCCTGGGGGAAGGGTTCCATACTGGTACCAAATCCATTGCCAGCTGGGAACATGCCACGCTGCATGTGTTGTGGCTACTCAAAACATCTGGGCGACAGTGGGAAATAAAACTTAGCTCCTATCCAAAAGGAGAATCTGGACCAGCATTCTTGGGGCCAGGACACACAGTGGAGCAGGTTCGAGTCCAGCcaggagagggcagtggtgcatACACACACTATCACACTGGGTAGAAGCAGTGGTGACATCTGCTCCCTCTCAGGATTGTGTGGTCACCGTTGCAAGTACCATTCAGAGGCTCCAACCCGTGGCCGTTGGGAGGCTTTAGAAAGCAGATTGTAGTGTAAGCTAGTGGCCTCAGATGTCTGAAATTCAGGCCTTGGGCTGAACTGGCACAAACCTGAGCCCCATCCCCCAGGGGATTCTCAGAGGGAAAGTCCGAACTTTATTAAAGGCACAGAGTGGTGCCATGGCATGGGAAGTCCATCAGAGTGACAGACAGTCCCGGAGGTGGAGCGTCGGACGGTGGATCCAGGCTCTAGTTGTGTGTCCGGTTCAGGCCTGCACTCATTTCTTTCAGGATACAGAGCTGTGTGAGGGATTGTATGCAAACAAGCATAATGGTAGGGGGCAAACGCCAAGGAGAGGGAAGCTAGGAGCCCAGCCATTGGGAATGCAGGATGGGAGACGGCCTGGGGCAATGGGCAAGGACTGTCATTTGGTTTTGTGAGTGAGTTTTCCGGCTGTGTGCTGGAGAAATAAAACAGCTGAGCCTCCAGGAGCCCGGCTCCAGGCATTGCAGGGACGGCGGGGGAATACTGCTGAAGAAGCTGTTCCCTGGAATGCCCACAAGGTGTCGCTCACCGAACAGTTTCCGATAGTCCCCAAGACCATGTGCTGCTGTGTGACCCAAAGTGCCCTTGCCCCCTGAGCGGCTCTCCCTAAGGGGATTCAGAAACGTGTCCCCTGCatccccagcctgcctgcctcctctctccctccccagatcAGCCCCAGACCCCTCTTCTGCAGCTCCGCGGGGTGGCTTTATG from Natator depressus isolate rNatDep1 chromosome 13, rNatDep2.hap1, whole genome shotgun sequence harbors:
- the SLC52A3 gene encoding solute carrier family 52, riboflavin transporter, member 3; protein product: MALLTHLLACVFGMGSWAALNGLWVELPLLVTKLPEQWYLPSYITIIIQLANVGPLLVTLLHRFKPGLLSEVAVIYGVVIVGALACLLLAFLWGFTSPIAGEPHSMAFFGLAFCLALVDCTSSVTFLPFMARLQPRYVATFFMGEGLSGFLPALIALAQGAGITKCINVTRVANVTMGNNTSEGSQFQMETQYLPANFTTLVFFLLLTAMMVACLVAFFFLTRLPKVWELSRQNLCPSNITLYSLQEAPGDGPRLSGGGDSPRGGKAAGSDKGSHRTDPKVTYSLAKFAFIYLLVAWVNSLTNGILPSVQAYSCLPYGNMAYHLSATLSSMANPLACTIAMFLPSRSLTLLGVLSVAGTGFGAYNMAMAVMSPCPLLQHAAWGQAIIVISWVFFMGSLSYVKVMTGVILRSQSHSALVWYGAVEQLGSLTGALIMFPLVNVYSFFKSADYCSLQCPA